A stretch of the Candidatus Saccharimonadales bacterium genome encodes the following:
- a CDS encoding ABC transporter ATP-binding protein has product MSTKTIPKIPDSENTTRQAIRLFLSHALRYKRFLIPLLISIPLTILIMEFLQPYILSLVFQKISQKQYDTNNLWQSFYPYIGAYALATILSSIAGWRLNVWLIWQLELRVVRDLSQRSFDHLVDLSADFHSNRFAGSLVSQSQKLTGSYIRFIDSTVFNLIPLIVSMIATVVILAPRVPLYALSLLGFSIIYVIGTIYFSKSVRRANINESEAQSRQTGYLSDSISNLMVVKSFAASGYEKQRFWDVTGETQAAGFRSMRATTVRETYSSIITSSIGISALVIAVVGAGAFQSDIATLFLIVNYTASVGQRLWDFQNVLRQYNRAFGDASDMVKILQIEPTIKDPVNPEPARIIRGDLKFQDVTFTHGENKDPLFDKLNLHVKAGEKIGLVGPSGGGKTSLTRLLLRFSDIDSGAIIIDGHDIRNITQSDLHRHIAYVPQEPLLFHRSLSENIGYGQPDASQREIEAIAKAANAHEFIHRLDKGYATLVGERGVKLSGGQRQRVAIARAMLKNAPILVLDEATSALDSESEVLIQDALWKLMEGRTAIVIAHRLSTIQHMDRIVVLDRGTIVEQGSHRELIRAGGTYAKLWSHQTGGFIED; this is encoded by the coding sequence ATGAGCACCAAAACAATTCCTAAAATTCCAGACTCTGAAAACACGACCCGCCAGGCAATCCGGCTCTTTTTGAGCCATGCCTTACGCTACAAGCGTTTTCTAATACCTTTGCTGATATCTATCCCTCTTACTATACTGATCATGGAATTTTTGCAACCATATATACTATCGCTGGTTTTCCAAAAGATCAGCCAAAAACAGTACGATACCAATAATCTATGGCAGAGCTTTTATCCGTATATCGGTGCCTACGCCCTGGCGACTATCCTCAGCAGCATAGCTGGCTGGCGGCTTAATGTCTGGCTGATCTGGCAGCTCGAGCTCCGGGTTGTCCGCGACCTGTCACAGCGCAGCTTTGATCATTTAGTTGATCTGAGCGCCGATTTTCACAGCAACCGCTTTGCTGGTTCTTTGGTGTCGCAGTCTCAGAAGCTGACCGGGTCGTACATCAGGTTTATTGATTCGACGGTGTTTAATCTCATTCCTCTGATTGTTTCTATGATTGCTACGGTGGTCATCCTGGCGCCGCGGGTACCGCTCTATGCGCTCAGCCTGCTCGGGTTTTCAATTATATATGTGATCGGTACAATTTACTTTTCAAAATCTGTCCGCCGCGCTAATATCAACGAATCTGAAGCCCAAAGCCGCCAAACTGGGTATTTGTCTGACAGCATATCTAATCTGATGGTTGTCAAAAGTTTTGCCGCATCGGGCTACGAAAAGCAACGGTTTTGGGACGTCACTGGCGAGACGCAGGCAGCCGGCTTCCGCAGTATGCGGGCCACGACAGTGCGCGAAACGTACTCGAGCATCATCACCTCAAGCATTGGTATATCAGCGCTTGTCATTGCCGTCGTTGGAGCTGGCGCCTTCCAATCGGATATTGCAACGCTCTTTTTGATCGTGAATTACACTGCGTCTGTCGGCCAACGCCTGTGGGACTTCCAAAACGTGCTACGGCAATACAACCGAGCCTTTGGTGATGCCAGTGACATGGTGAAGATTCTGCAGATTGAGCCGACTATCAAGGATCCGGTTAATCCGGAACCAGCCCGAATCATCCGCGGTGATCTAAAATTTCAAGATGTTACATTTACACACGGTGAAAACAAAGACCCGCTGTTTGATAAGCTCAACCTGCACGTCAAAGCCGGTGAAAAAATCGGACTTGTCGGCCCAAGTGGCGGCGGCAAAACATCACTCACCCGGCTTCTGCTAAGATTCAGCGATATTGATAGCGGCGCAATTATCATAGACGGCCACGATATTCGTAACATTACGCAATCGGATCTACACCGGCATATTGCCTATGTTCCACAGGAGCCGCTGCTATTCCACCGCAGCCTGTCGGAAAACATCGGCTATGGACAGCCGGATGCCTCGCAGCGTGAGATTGAAGCAATTGCTAAGGCAGCAAACGCCCATGAGTTTATACATCGGCTTGATAAGGGCTATGCCACACTGGTCGGCGAGCGCGGTGTCAAACTGTCCGGTGGTCAGCGGCAGCGCGTGGCCATCGCCAGGGCAATGCTCAAGAATGCCCCGATACTTGTTCTCGACGAAGCCACCAGCGCACTGGACAGCGAAAGTGAAGTCTTGATCCAGGATGCGCTATGGAAACTCATGGAAGGCCGCACGGCAATCGTCATCGCTCATCGTCTGAGCACAATCCAGCACATGGACCGCATCGTGGTACTCGACCGCGGCACAATCGTCGAACAAGGCAGCCACCGGGAACTCATTCGTGCTGGCGGCACCTATGCCAAACTCTGGAGCCACCAAACCGGCGGCTTTATTGAAGACTAG
- the uvrA gene encoding excinuclease ABC subunit UvrA: MSNNIVVSGAREHNLKDISVTIPREKLVVITGLSGSGKSSLAFDTIYAEGQRRYVESLSSYARQFLGLMEKPDVDQIDGLSPAISIDQKSTSRNPRSTVATVTEIYDYLRLLYARVGVPHCPVCGKPVARQTTNAIVDQVSALPADARLMILAPIIVDKKGAFEHVPEQYTRAGFARVRVDGVVYALDEFPELDKARKHTIDVVVDRLVNNTDSRTRLTQSVEQALDVAEGRLGVVNADTQEEFSYSLMYACVDHPDVHIPELEPRTFSFNSPHGACPVCTGLGSRMEVDPELVLPNGKLTIAEGAIRPYNRINVDNWYMKKLQAVAERYGFSLHVPTGELSKENLEKILYGTGTETYKVRLGAGRSFNTTYEGVVPNLERRHKETDSDFIRRDIERFMQERPCYKCKGMRLRPEVLAVTIHGRSIMDICTLSIDDALGWFDEVSLSDAERHIAEQILKEIHARLKFLKDVGLNYLTLLRSATTLSGGEAQRIRLATQIGSGLQGVLYVLDEPSIGLHQRDNDRLIKTLHHLRDLGNTVIVVEHDEDTIRTADYLLDIGPGAGIHGGHVVAAGTPAEVMKNAKSITGQYLSGKKEIATPKKRRAGNGLRLVIKNARENNLQNVDVTIPLGKMVVVSGVSGSGKSSLINDILAKELLARLHRANTVPGRHDDIEGIKLLDKAIIIDQSPIGRTPRSNPATYTGLFTPIRELFAQTPEAKLRGYAAGRFSFNVKGGRCEHCSGDGIIKIEMHFLPDVYVPCEVCHGKRYNREALEIHFKGKTISDILEMTCEQALQFFENIPSISRKLQTLVDVGLGYIGLGQSATTLSGGEAQRIKLSTELSRRPTGKTLYILDEPTTGLHMADVDKLLHMLHALVDSGNSMVIIEHNLDVIKNADWLIDMGPEGGSGGGRVMAEGTPEQVAKVTDSHTGQFLKRMLKK, translated from the coding sequence ATGAGTAACAATATTGTTGTTAGCGGGGCACGGGAGCATAATCTCAAGGATATCAGTGTAACGATTCCTCGGGAGAAGCTGGTCGTGATTACGGGGTTGTCAGGTTCTGGTAAATCGAGCCTGGCTTTTGATACCATTTACGCTGAAGGGCAACGCCGCTACGTCGAGTCGCTCAGCTCATATGCCCGCCAATTTTTGGGATTGATGGAGAAGCCCGATGTTGATCAGATAGATGGGCTCAGTCCGGCGATATCGATCGACCAGAAGTCGACCAGCCGTAACCCGCGCTCTACCGTCGCGACGGTCACAGAAATTTATGATTATTTACGTCTGTTGTATGCCCGTGTCGGCGTACCGCATTGCCCGGTCTGTGGCAAGCCGGTCGCCCGTCAGACAACCAATGCCATTGTTGACCAAGTCAGTGCGCTGCCGGCTGATGCCCGCCTGATGATCTTGGCTCCCATCATTGTCGACAAAAAGGGCGCCTTCGAGCACGTTCCGGAGCAGTATACACGGGCTGGCTTTGCCCGCGTCCGCGTGGACGGCGTGGTGTACGCACTTGATGAATTTCCGGAACTCGACAAAGCCCGCAAGCACACCATTGACGTTGTAGTTGACCGTCTCGTCAACAACACCGATAGCCGAACTCGTTTGACGCAATCAGTCGAGCAGGCGCTCGACGTAGCCGAGGGCCGTCTGGGCGTCGTCAATGCTGACACTCAGGAAGAATTTAGCTATAGTCTGATGTATGCCTGTGTCGACCACCCGGATGTACACATACCAGAGCTCGAACCGCGGACGTTCAGTTTTAACTCACCGCACGGTGCTTGCCCGGTCTGCACTGGGCTTGGCTCGCGCATGGAAGTTGATCCGGAACTCGTCTTGCCGAATGGCAAACTGACGATTGCCGAAGGCGCCATCCGGCCCTACAACCGCATCAACGTCGATAACTGGTATATGAAAAAGCTGCAGGCAGTTGCTGAACGCTACGGCTTTAGTCTGCACGTGCCAACAGGCGAACTCAGCAAGGAAAATCTCGAAAAAATTCTGTATGGTACTGGCACTGAAACCTACAAAGTCCGCTTGGGCGCTGGCCGGTCATTCAATACGACGTACGAAGGCGTTGTGCCAAATCTCGAACGCCGGCACAAGGAAACAGACAGCGACTTTATTCGTCGTGACATTGAGCGTTTCATGCAAGAACGCCCATGTTACAAATGCAAGGGCATGCGTCTGCGTCCTGAAGTATTGGCTGTTACAATTCATGGCCGCTCGATTATGGATATTTGTACACTGTCAATCGATGATGCCCTGGGCTGGTTTGATGAAGTTAGCCTGAGTGACGCTGAGCGCCATATTGCAGAACAAATTCTCAAAGAAATACACGCCCGATTGAAATTCTTAAAGGATGTTGGCCTAAACTACCTTACGTTGCTTCGTAGTGCGACGACGTTATCCGGCGGTGAGGCGCAGCGCATCCGCCTGGCAACGCAGATTGGCTCCGGACTACAGGGCGTACTCTATGTGCTTGATGAACCGAGTATTGGACTGCACCAGCGTGATAATGACCGCCTGATCAAGACGCTGCATCATCTGCGCGATCTTGGCAATACGGTGATCGTCGTGGAGCACGATGAAGATACAATCCGTACGGCAGATTACTTACTTGATATTGGGCCTGGTGCCGGTATTCATGGTGGCCATGTTGTTGCGGCTGGTACGCCGGCCGAAGTTATGAAAAACGCCAAGAGCATTACTGGGCAGTATCTGTCAGGCAAAAAGGAAATAGCCACGCCGAAGAAGCGCCGGGCAGGCAATGGCCTGCGGCTGGTGATCAAAAATGCCCGGGAAAACAACTTGCAGAATGTCGACGTGACGATACCACTCGGCAAGATGGTGGTTGTCAGTGGCGTGTCCGGTTCTGGTAAATCAAGCCTGATTAATGATATCCTCGCCAAAGAACTGTTGGCTCGGCTGCACCGCGCCAACACAGTGCCTGGTCGTCATGATGATATTGAAGGTATCAAGCTGCTCGACAAGGCGATCATCATCGATCAGTCGCCGATCGGACGGACGCCACGTTCCAACCCGGCAACATACACCGGCCTCTTTACACCGATTCGTGAGCTGTTTGCGCAAACGCCCGAAGCAAAACTGCGCGGCTATGCCGCCGGCCGGTTTAGCTTTAATGTCAAAGGTGGTCGCTGCGAACACTGTTCGGGCGACGGTATCATCAAAATTGAAATGCATTTTCTACCCGATGTCTATGTGCCTTGCGAAGTCTGTCATGGCAAACGCTATAACCGCGAAGCGCTTGAGATCCATTTCAAGGGTAAAACAATTAGCGACATCCTGGAGATGACCTGCGAGCAGGCGTTACAATTCTTCGAAAACATCCCGTCGATTTCCCGTAAGCTTCAGACGCTGGTTGACGTCGGGCTTGGATATATCGGGCTTGGTCAGTCGGCGACAACTTTGTCCGGAGGTGAGGCACAGCGTATCAAACTGTCGACAGAACTATCCCGGCGCCCGACCGGAAAGACGCTCTACATTCTTGATGAACCAACCACAGGGCTGCATATGGCCGATGTCGACAAACTGCTGCATATGCTGCACGCCCTTGTCGATAGCGGTAACAGCATGGTTATTATCGAACATAACCTTGACGTCATTAAGAACGCCGACTGGCTGATAGATATGGGACCGGAAGGCGGCTCGGGAGGCGGCCGTGTCATGGCTGAAGGCACGCCGGAGCAGGTTGCTAAAGTAACCGATAGTCACACCGGCCAGTTCCTGAAGCGCATGCTGAAGAAATAG
- a CDS encoding 50S ribosomal protein L25, whose protein sequence is MSQDKIALTLEARTVEGKAVKHLRKAGIVPAVVHDHGKDSVLVQGDVRVITKAYKQAGKHHPIQLSAAGKNYTAMIKTIEFEPRKQALTHVVFNAVSATEKVETEVPLLAVFAEGNESSPAERSGLLVLPHLTVVTVQAISSKLPDVLEYDAEKLVEVGDHVTVGDLVAPAGVEIMTDPAQVIVTVNDPTVVAAANDAAGGDAEEATGDEAAAVDSEHGSAETDDQTSGADEIRPGGKKEFEDKTQGHNPEKH, encoded by the coding sequence ATGTCACAAGATAAAATTGCATTAACCCTCGAAGCGCGTACTGTCGAAGGCAAAGCCGTCAAGCACCTGCGCAAAGCTGGCATCGTTCCTGCAGTCGTCCATGACCACGGCAAAGATTCTGTACTAGTTCAGGGCGATGTCCGTGTTATAACTAAGGCCTACAAACAAGCCGGCAAGCACCACCCAATCCAACTCAGTGCAGCCGGCAAGAATTACACTGCTATGATCAAAACCATCGAATTCGAGCCGCGCAAACAGGCTTTGACACATGTTGTCTTCAACGCCGTATCGGCAACTGAAAAGGTAGAAACAGAAGTTCCACTGCTCGCTGTCTTCGCAGAAGGCAACGAATCATCACCGGCAGAACGCAGCGGCTTGCTGGTACTACCGCACTTGACGGTTGTAACTGTCCAGGCGATATCATCCAAACTGCCTGATGTTCTGGAATACGATGCTGAAAAGCTGGTCGAAGTCGGTGACCACGTTACAGTTGGTGATCTGGTTGCGCCAGCCGGCGTCGAGATTATGACTGATCCAGCGCAAGTTATTGTGACCGTTAACGACCCGACAGTTGTTGCAGCGGCTAATGATGCTGCTGGTGGTGACGCCGAAGAAGCAACCGGCGACGAAGCTGCCGCAGTTGACTCTGAGCATGGTTCAGCCGAAACCGATGATCAGACATCCGGTGCTGACGAAATTCGTCCAGGCGGTAAAAAAGAATTTGAAGACAAGACTCAGGGACACAACCCGGAAAAGCACTAG
- the obgE gene encoding GTPase ObgE produces the protein MNFIDKTKVLIKAGDGGNGKMSFRQEKFIDKGGPDGGDAGHGGNVVFMASRNHNTLAAFRYQRELQADPGMPGGTNKKHGRNGKSLIVNVPVGTIVMNADGTEVLADLIEDGQEAIIAKGGKGGFGNAHFVSSRRQTPAFAEKGEPGEELEAMLELKMIADVGLVGLPNAGKSTLLSRISNARPEIADYPFTTLRPNLGVVDIDKGSSLLFADIPGLIEGAAEGKGLGHEFLRHIERTAVIVHLIEAYNDDVAAAYTTIQDELAAYEIDLSARPQIVVLNKIDGLDAEIIADLTKQLQEVAPPSTPVYAISAVAGTGLKEFLYAVHAVVTTRRSIVQEVAPEDDIPTLRLSAADSIPWSVTPIEGGFQVTGPKIERFAARTEYDNEEAIQRLRDIMKKMGIMHALIRQGIEPGQVIRIGSAYSITY, from the coding sequence ATGAATTTTATAGACAAGACAAAGGTGTTAATCAAAGCCGGTGATGGTGGCAATGGCAAAATGAGCTTCCGTCAGGAGAAGTTCATCGATAAAGGCGGCCCGGATGGCGGCGATGCTGGCCATGGTGGCAACGTTGTATTCATGGCCAGCCGTAATCACAATACGCTGGCCGCCTTCCGCTATCAGCGCGAATTGCAGGCAGATCCTGGTATGCCAGGCGGTACCAACAAAAAGCATGGCCGCAACGGCAAAAGCCTAATCGTCAACGTGCCCGTTGGCACAATAGTCATGAATGCCGACGGTACGGAAGTATTGGCTGATCTCATCGAAGACGGTCAGGAAGCCATCATCGCCAAAGGCGGTAAGGGTGGATTTGGTAATGCCCACTTTGTTAGTTCGCGTCGCCAAACCCCGGCATTTGCCGAAAAGGGCGAGCCAGGCGAAGAGCTGGAAGCAATGCTGGAACTCAAGATGATCGCCGACGTTGGCTTGGTTGGTCTGCCGAATGCTGGCAAATCGACGCTCCTGAGCCGTATCAGCAATGCCCGTCCAGAAATTGCCGATTATCCGTTTACAACGCTTCGTCCCAATCTTGGTGTGGTCGATATCGATAAAGGGTCGAGCTTACTCTTTGCGGATATTCCTGGACTCATCGAGGGTGCAGCCGAAGGCAAGGGCCTGGGCCACGAGTTCCTACGTCATATCGAACGAACCGCAGTTATCGTGCATCTGATCGAAGCCTACAATGACGATGTCGCAGCAGCATACACCACTATTCAAGACGAGCTGGCTGCCTATGAAATTGATCTCAGCGCCCGCCCGCAGATTGTTGTACTGAACAAAATCGACGGGCTTGACGCCGAAATAATTGCCGACCTAACCAAACAGCTGCAAGAAGTTGCTCCTCCTAGCACACCAGTGTATGCTATCTCGGCAGTCGCCGGTACCGGCCTTAAGGAGTTCTTGTACGCAGTGCACGCCGTCGTTACGACGCGCCGCAGCATTGTTCAAGAAGTAGCGCCAGAAGATGACATCCCGACGCTTCGATTGTCAGCGGCAGACAGTATTCCATGGAGTGTTACGCCGATTGAAGGCGGCTTCCAGGTAACTGGCCCCAAAATCGAACGCTTTGCTGCCCGCACCGAATACGACAACGAAGAAGCCATCCAGCGCCTGCGTGACATTATGAAGAAAATGGGCATCATGCACGCCCTTATTCGTCAGGGTATCGAGCCGGGCCAGGTTATCCGCATCGGCAGCGCCTACTCGATAACCTACTAG
- a CDS encoding PGPGW domain-containing protein: MSQEISKKFKRIGTDIAGYALVLLGIASGWLPGPGGIPLVLAGLGLLSINNEWARRLRDYLIKHGGKFVEKLFPKNPHVQALYDFITVALLALVAWLAWRHAALWQISLATALFFIALLIAGMNRDRITRIKQRVKG; this comes from the coding sequence ATGTCACAGGAAATATCTAAAAAGTTTAAACGCATTGGCACCGATATCGCCGGCTACGCCCTGGTACTCCTCGGTATCGCATCCGGCTGGCTGCCTGGCCCGGGCGGTATTCCGCTCGTGTTGGCTGGTCTTGGCCTACTATCAATCAATAATGAATGGGCGCGCCGGCTGCGTGACTACCTTATCAAACACGGTGGTAAATTTGTCGAAAAGCTATTTCCAAAAAATCCGCATGTTCAGGCACTGTACGATTTTATTACCGTAGCGTTGCTGGCGCTGGTGGCATGGCTGGCCTGGCGGCATGCGGCACTGTGGCAAATCAGCCTGGCAACGGCCCTGTTCTTTATCGCGCTGCTGATAGCCGGCATGAACCGCGACCGCATAACTCGTATAAAGCAGCGCGTTAAGGGCTAG
- a CDS encoding DedA family protein: MFGEGLTEFIITSGLLVIAATVFIECAFIFGFFLPGDSLLFLAGFIAGEGENNIFLTMLAIFIAAVVGNVVGYRIGERTGPKLFRKEEGIFFQKKYILQAQQFYAKHGGKTLILARFVPVMRTFAPLVAGIGNMPFGRFFLYSTVGAALWAVSIPLVGFYAYRILGEAIDIEKYVIPVVFAIMLLSIGGSLLHAVREGVKNKKRKKVDASELEASQAAADEQID; encoded by the coding sequence ATGTTTGGCGAAGGCTTAACCGAATTCATTATTACCAGCGGATTGCTGGTCATTGCCGCAACCGTGTTTATCGAGTGCGCCTTTATATTTGGTTTCTTCCTACCTGGCGATAGTCTTCTGTTTCTAGCTGGTTTCATTGCCGGTGAGGGCGAGAACAATATTTTCCTGACGATGCTGGCAATCTTCATCGCAGCAGTCGTTGGTAATGTCGTTGGATATCGTATCGGCGAACGCACTGGCCCCAAACTGTTCCGCAAAGAAGAGGGTATATTTTTTCAGAAGAAATATATTTTGCAGGCACAGCAGTTCTACGCGAAGCACGGTGGCAAGACACTTATCCTAGCACGCTTTGTCCCTGTTATGCGCACCTTCGCACCACTGGTGGCTGGCATCGGTAACATGCCCTTCGGCCGCTTTTTCTTGTACAGCACGGTTGGCGCAGCATTATGGGCAGTATCCATACCGCTAGTCGGGTTTTATGCCTACCGAATCCTTGGGGAAGCCATAGATATTGAAAAATATGTTATCCCAGTTGTCTTTGCCATCATGCTACTTTCTATCGGTGGCAGTCTACTTCACGCTGTCCGCGAAGGCGTAAAGAATAAAAAACGTAAAAAAGTCGACGCCAGCGAGCTCGAAGCCAGCCAGGCAGCGGCCGATGAGCAAATCGACTAG
- a CDS encoding LysM peptidoglycan-binding domain-containing protein, with amino-acid sequence MSDFCCRLNTEEICISNSHLQSVTSHLPLEAVQSTETYRKLDQKVHKTLRRKSFRRQAIRYGLVGLNVVLLLGVISFVVAGHQANADSTNTLRSSALAASSPKSVANPLDQVSSADIAFNVASMSAMSEVTAVANQAASVNIELTIAPATASIVSKPQVVSTALKSKKDIKTYVAVAGDNVAIIAAKFNVTSDSIKWSNNLSGSVVTVGQTLSIPPEGVSGIVYTVKAGDTPESLATKYKASKDEITAFNDVELTPLKVGERIIIPGGSIAAPVIAPVRTAASNAGGFAFGTAPIYGNNAYAYGYCTWYVAGRVAVPSNWGNANTWDNGAAISGWTVSSVPRVGAIGQTNRGAEGHVAIVTDVSADGTMIKYSDMNGLSGWGRVGSTPDFVSAAKFENYIYQ; translated from the coding sequence GTGTCAGATTTCTGCTGCCGGCTCAATACTGAGGAGATTTGTATAAGCAACTCACATCTGCAATCGGTTACCTCACATCTGCCGCTTGAAGCCGTGCAATCAACTGAAACCTACCGCAAGCTCGACCAAAAGGTCCATAAAACGCTTCGTCGGAAGTCTTTTCGACGCCAAGCTATCCGCTACGGACTTGTTGGTCTCAACGTCGTATTACTGCTCGGCGTTATTAGCTTTGTGGTGGCTGGTCACCAGGCAAATGCTGACAGTACTAACACCTTACGCTCGTCGGCCCTAGCCGCGAGCTCACCTAAGTCTGTCGCGAATCCGCTTGACCAGGTATCATCAGCTGATATCGCATTCAATGTTGCCAGTATGAGTGCAATGTCCGAAGTTACTGCCGTCGCCAACCAGGCCGCATCAGTCAATATCGAACTGACCATTGCGCCGGCTACTGCCAGTATCGTCTCCAAACCGCAAGTCGTCAGCACGGCGCTCAAGAGCAAAAAAGACATTAAGACGTATGTTGCAGTTGCTGGTGACAATGTGGCGATTATCGCAGCAAAATTCAACGTTACCTCAGACAGTATCAAGTGGTCCAACAATCTGTCCGGCTCTGTCGTGACCGTTGGTCAGACCTTGTCCATACCACCTGAAGGCGTGTCTGGTATCGTCTACACCGTCAAAGCCGGTGATACCCCCGAAAGCTTAGCAACAAAGTATAAGGCGAGCAAAGATGAAATTACCGCCTTCAACGACGTCGAATTAACACCGCTTAAGGTCGGTGAACGCATTATTATTCCTGGCGGCAGCATCGCCGCACCAGTCATCGCGCCAGTCCGTACGGCAGCCTCAAACGCTGGCGGATTCGCTTTCGGTACCGCGCCAATTTATGGCAACAATGCCTACGCCTATGGTTACTGTACCTGGTATGTTGCTGGTCGTGTCGCCGTGCCATCAAACTGGGGTAATGCCAACACCTGGGATAACGGTGCCGCCATCAGTGGCTGGACAGTCAGCTCGGTGCCGCGCGTCGGTGCCATCGGTCAGACGAACCGCGGTGCAGAAGGCCACGTCGCCATCGTCACCGATGTCTCGGCAGATGGTACCATGATTAAATACTCGGATATGAATGGATTGTCTGGCTGGGGCCGTGTCGGTTCAACCCCTGATTTCGTCAGTGCGGCCAAATTTGAAAACTATATTTACCAGTAA
- the sbcB gene encoding exodeoxyribonuclease I, translating to MAASFFFYDLETSGLNPRDARIMQFAGQRTDMELNPIGEPVNVLIKLTPDIVPEPDAIMVTGITPQSTIADGVTEAEFLKIFYDEVVQPGTIFLGFNTVRFDDEFMRYLHYRNFYDAYEWQWCDECSRWDLLDVIRMTRALRPEGIEWPFYADGKPTNRLELLTKLNGIEHEQAHDAMSDVTASIAVARLIRDKQKGLFDYLLDCRGKKKCKEHLNSFVQGKQPFLYTSGRYSVEYTHTTAVKLLAHHVGQAYGYVYDLRADPAQFMDMSVDELVKCYEFSRDPEHVKLPVKIMRYNRCPAIAPIGILSDTSVQDRLKLPLATVQKHVNALSGQTDFVARVIEAIERVEAARPYHHSDVPVGDVQAVDGQLYDGDFFSKPDKDAMSAIRRADTAAAFTDLHVELRDKRLQALLPLYKARNFPQLLGPDERQAWDEFCKQRLIDGAQKSRLAKYFQRIDELARQDGLTENQRYALEELHLYGESIMPIMDTDQDASP from the coding sequence ATGGCTGCCAGTTTTTTCTTTTATGATCTTGAGACGTCGGGCCTGAATCCGCGCGATGCCCGCATTATGCAGTTTGCCGGGCAGCGGACTGATATGGAACTCAACCCGATTGGTGAGCCGGTAAATGTGCTCATCAAACTGACACCTGACATCGTGCCGGAGCCGGATGCCATCATGGTGACGGGTATCACGCCGCAGTCAACGATCGCGGACGGCGTGACTGAAGCTGAATTTTTAAAAATATTTTACGACGAAGTCGTGCAGCCGGGGACAATATTCCTCGGCTTTAATACGGTACGGTTCGACGATGAGTTTATGCGCTATCTGCATTACCGCAATTTCTATGATGCCTACGAATGGCAGTGGTGTGATGAGTGTTCGCGCTGGGATTTGCTTGATGTCATCCGGATGACCCGTGCGCTGCGACCGGAAGGCATCGAATGGCCGTTTTATGCTGACGGCAAGCCGACTAACCGCCTGGAGTTGCTGACGAAGCTCAACGGCATTGAGCACGAGCAGGCGCATGATGCCATGAGCGACGTCACGGCGTCGATAGCGGTGGCCAGATTAATCCGGGACAAGCAGAAAGGTCTCTTCGATTATTTATTGGATTGCCGCGGCAAGAAAAAGTGCAAAGAGCACCTCAATAGCTTCGTACAGGGCAAACAGCCGTTCCTGTACACCTCTGGCCGGTATTCAGTAGAGTATACGCATACTACCGCTGTAAAGTTGTTGGCGCACCACGTGGGGCAAGCCTACGGCTACGTCTACGATCTGCGGGCGGATCCGGCACAGTTTATGGATATGTCAGTCGATGAGCTGGTGAAATGCTATGAATTCAGCCGAGACCCGGAACATGTCAAACTCCCAGTCAAAATCATGCGTTATAACCGCTGTCCAGCGATTGCGCCAATCGGCATATTGTCGGATACATCAGTGCAGGACCGTCTGAAATTACCGCTTGCAACGGTACAGAAGCACGTCAATGCACTCAGCGGGCAAACTGACTTTGTGGCACGGGTTATTGAAGCGATTGAGCGGGTTGAGGCAGCTCGGCCGTATCATCATAGCGACGTGCCAGTCGGGGACGTGCAGGCCGTAGACGGGCAACTATACGACGGTGATTTCTTTTCAAAGCCGGACAAAGACGCAATGAGCGCAATTCGGCGTGCTGACACGGCTGCCGCCTTTACGGATCTTCATGTCGAGCTGCGTGACAAGCGGTTGCAGGCACTCCTGCCGCTGTACAAGGCCCGTAACTTTCCGCAGCTGCTCGGGCCGGACGAGCGGCAGGCTTGGGACGAGTTTTGCAAGCAGCGTCTCATCGACGGGGCACAGAAAAGCCGTTTGGCAAAATATTTTCAGCGGATTGACGAATTGGCCCGCCAGGATGGCCTGACTGAAAACCAGCGTTATGCACTCGAGGAGCTACACCTATACGGCGAATCGATTATGCCGATCATGGACACCGATCAGGACGCTAGCCCTTAA